The following coding sequences lie in one Sphingomonas sp. M1-B02 genomic window:
- a CDS encoding pyrimidine 5'-nucleotidase, which yields MKAELSHIDNWIFDLDNTLYPASGDLWTQIDAKIGAYVQTLLDCGPEEAHRIQKGYFHSHGTTLHGLMSEHDVDPHHYLDAVHDVDLSGIEANLALAEALVRLPGRKLVFTNANAPYAVKVLERLGLHDLFEAVHDIHSTEYRPKPDPLAYAGLCTAFDIDPTASLFVEDMARNLKPAKAIGMTTVWIDNGSEQSDDNDRSFIDYSITDLGAWLHDILENRA from the coding sequence ATGAAAGCCGAGCTATCGCATATCGACAACTGGATCTTCGATCTCGACAACACCCTGTATCCGGCCAGCGGCGACCTGTGGACGCAGATCGACGCGAAGATCGGCGCCTATGTCCAGACGCTGCTCGATTGCGGCCCGGAGGAAGCGCATCGCATCCAGAAGGGCTATTTCCACAGCCACGGCACGACGCTGCACGGCCTGATGTCGGAGCATGACGTGGATCCGCATCACTATCTCGATGCGGTCCACGACGTCGATCTGAGCGGGATCGAGGCCAATCTCGCGCTTGCCGAGGCGCTGGTCCGGCTGCCCGGCCGCAAGCTCGTCTTCACCAACGCCAACGCGCCTTATGCCGTGAAGGTGCTCGAACGGCTGGGGCTCCACGACCTGTTCGAGGCCGTCCACGACATCCACTCGACCGAATATCGCCCCAAGCCCGATCCCCTCGCTTATGCCGGCCTGTGCACGGCGTTCGACATCGATCCGACGGCGAGCCTGTTCGTCGAGGATATGGCGCGCAACCTCAAGCCCGCCAAGGCGATCGGAATGACCACCGTCTGGATCGACAACGGCTCCGAACAGAGCGACGATAACGATCGCAGCTTCATCGATTATAGCATCACCGACCTGGGAGCCTGGCTCCACGATATCCTGGAGAACCGCGCGTGA
- a CDS encoding LLM class flavin-dependent oxidoreductase: MTAYALLDLVPVVQGGTVSQALANAADLARHAEQFGFSRYWVAEHHGMEGIASAATAVVIAHVGAATSTIRVGAGGIMLPNHSPLQVAEQFGTLDALFPGRIDLGLGRAPGSDQRVAHAIRRSLESDSNAFPQDVLELQSYFADDGKTGIVATPGAGAHVKLWILGSSLFGAQLAAMLGLPYAFASHFAPGLMDEAADTYRRGFRPSAVLDKPHLMLGFNVFAADSDEEAEYLATSQQQAFVAIRTGRGIKLPPPVRGYRERLGAQGEAMLGQVLSASAIGSPETVSRQLAAFIERTGADELMLTSAMFDHDARKKSLTIAAEAMRGL, translated from the coding sequence ATGACCGCATATGCACTGCTCGATCTCGTCCCCGTCGTCCAAGGCGGCACTGTCTCCCAGGCACTCGCCAACGCCGCCGATCTCGCGCGCCACGCCGAGCAATTCGGCTTCTCGCGCTACTGGGTGGCCGAGCATCACGGCATGGAGGGGATCGCCAGCGCCGCCACTGCGGTGGTGATCGCGCATGTCGGCGCTGCGACCTCGACGATCCGGGTCGGCGCGGGCGGGATCATGCTGCCCAACCATTCGCCTCTCCAGGTCGCCGAGCAGTTCGGCACGCTCGATGCGCTCTTCCCCGGTCGGATCGACCTGGGGCTGGGCCGCGCGCCGGGTTCGGACCAGCGCGTCGCGCATGCGATCCGCCGTAGCCTGGAGAGCGATTCCAACGCCTTCCCGCAGGACGTGCTCGAGCTGCAAAGCTATTTCGCGGATGACGGCAAGACCGGCATCGTCGCAACGCCGGGCGCCGGTGCCCACGTCAAGCTGTGGATCCTCGGCTCCAGCCTGTTCGGCGCGCAGCTCGCGGCGATGCTGGGGCTGCCTTACGCCTTCGCCTCGCACTTCGCGCCCGGGCTGATGGACGAGGCGGCCGACACCTATCGCCGCGGCTTTCGGCCCTCGGCGGTGCTCGACAAGCCGCATCTGATGCTCGGCTTCAATGTCTTCGCCGCCGACAGCGACGAGGAAGCGGAGTATCTCGCCACCTCGCAGCAGCAGGCCTTCGTCGCGATCCGCACCGGGCGCGGCATCAAGCTGCCGCCGCCCGTCCGCGGCTATCGCGAACGCCTCGGCGCGCAGGGCGAGGCAATGCTGGGGCAGGTGTTGTCGGCCTCGGCGATCGGCAGCCCGGAGACGGTATCGCGCCAGCTCGCGGCGTTCATCGAGCGGACGGGGGCGGACGAGCTGATGCTCACCAGCGCGATGTTCGATCATGATGCGCGCAAGAAGAGCCTGACGATCGCGGCGGAGGCGATGCGGGGGCTTTAG
- a CDS encoding type II toxin-antitoxin system RelE/ParE family toxin, translating into MRRLRYAASAEDDLDSIASHILERTSDAEAAIAFDEKLRDRCRTLAGIPGTLGTARPELRQDLRSTPFGNYVIFFRYNGDAIEIISVLVGARDLDARFGGRN; encoded by the coding sequence ATGCGGCGGCTGCGTTATGCCGCAAGCGCCGAAGACGATCTTGATTCCATAGCCTCGCACATCCTTGAACGAACCTCTGACGCCGAAGCAGCGATTGCGTTCGACGAGAAGCTGCGGGATCGATGCCGTACGTTGGCGGGCATTCCGGGAACGCTAGGAACTGCACGACCTGAGCTTCGGCAGGACCTTCGCAGCACCCCTTTCGGAAACTACGTGATCTTCTTTCGCTACAACGGCGATGCGATCGAAATCATTAGCGTTCTGGTTGGCGCGCGCGACCTTGATGCGCGTTTTGGCGGCCGCAACTAA
- a CDS encoding type II toxin-antitoxin system ParD family antitoxin has product MDISLDPHWQDFVDTLVQAGRYETSGDVVNAGLRLVEEREAKLAGLRDTINASIERDEWRTDEEVGARVRATIDRWKQANGG; this is encoded by the coding sequence ATGGACATCTCGTTGGACCCGCATTGGCAAGATTTCGTCGATACGCTGGTGCAGGCCGGTCGCTACGAAACGAGCGGCGACGTCGTCAACGCTGGCCTACGCCTTGTTGAGGAACGGGAGGCGAAGCTGGCGGGGCTGCGGGATACGATCAACGCATCGATCGAGCGGGATGAGTGGCGTACCGACGAGGAGGTCGGCGCACGGGTGCGGGCAACGATCGATCGCTGGAAGCAGGCGAACGGCGGATAA
- a CDS encoding sensor histidine kinase yields MIFIAAAWILILLVGGGYALDRVLSTAITRSFDEQLDYLLTSMIVSAELGPNGEVVLNRELADQRFLEPNSGAYWQISGKGFEPFPSRSLWDRKLRVDQVHDDRDLHIYNSDEFVDTGPRTLERDPNDPGNQRLRIAERDLRLPGSPIRWKFQVAQSRETLDAQIDALRRTLVRSFALLGLGLIIMVGLQTWYGLLPLRKVRSEIARLRAGKSKRIEDRMPAEIAPMVEELNALVEHNDRQAEEARRHAGNLAHALKTPLTVIMNAASAGSDDLATTVVREARTMRRQVDHHLARARAVGRRGSAHSRAPVWPSIEAVERAVARLYPHVRIDVDGEKNLIAHIERQDLDEILGNLVENAAKYGGGSVFITVGAQAGFVEILVEDDGRGIPEADRIRIFDRGVRLDTGKPGTGLGLAIVRDVAEIYDGTVSLEESEDLGGLMVRLRLPAAN; encoded by the coding sequence ATGATCTTCATCGCGGCGGCATGGATCCTGATTCTGCTTGTCGGCGGCGGCTATGCGCTCGATCGCGTGCTGAGCACGGCGATCACCCGCAGTTTCGACGAGCAGCTGGATTATCTGCTGACCTCGATGATCGTCTCGGCCGAGTTGGGGCCGAATGGCGAAGTGGTGCTCAATCGAGAACTGGCCGACCAGCGCTTCCTCGAGCCCAATTCGGGCGCCTACTGGCAGATCAGCGGCAAGGGTTTCGAGCCCTTTCCGTCGCGCTCGCTTTGGGACCGAAAGCTGCGCGTCGACCAGGTCCATGACGACCGCGACTTGCACATCTACAATAGCGACGAGTTCGTCGACACGGGTCCGCGCACGCTGGAGCGCGATCCGAACGATCCGGGCAACCAGCGGCTGCGCATCGCGGAGCGCGATCTGCGGCTGCCCGGCTCGCCGATCCGCTGGAAATTCCAGGTGGCACAGAGCCGCGAGACGCTCGACGCGCAGATCGACGCGCTCCGCCGCACGCTGGTGCGCAGCTTCGCACTGCTTGGGCTGGGGCTGATCATCATGGTCGGACTGCAGACCTGGTATGGCCTGTTGCCGCTGCGAAAGGTGCGCTCGGAGATCGCCCGGCTGCGCGCCGGCAAGTCGAAGCGGATCGAGGACCGGATGCCCGCCGAGATCGCGCCGATGGTCGAGGAACTCAACGCCCTGGTCGAGCATAACGACCGCCAGGCCGAGGAAGCGCGCCGCCACGCCGGCAATCTGGCCCACGCGCTCAAGACCCCGCTCACCGTGATCATGAACGCCGCCTCGGCCGGGTCCGACGATCTCGCCACGACGGTGGTGCGCGAGGCGCGGACGATGCGCCGCCAGGTCGATCATCATCTCGCCCGCGCCCGCGCCGTCGGCCGCCGCGGCAGCGCGCACAGCCGCGCGCCGGTCTGGCCCTCGATCGAGGCCGTCGAGCGCGCAGTCGCGCGGCTCTATCCGCATGTCCGGATCGACGTAGACGGCGAGAAGAATCTGATCGCGCATATCGAGCGGCAGGATCTCGACGAAATTCTCGGCAATCTGGTCGAGAATGCCGCAAAATATGGCGGCGGCAGCGTGTTCATCACGGTGGGTGCGCAGGCCGGCTTCGTCGAGATACTGGTCGAGGATGACGGCCGCGGCATCCCCGAAGCCGACCGTATCCGCATCTTCGACCGCGGCGTGCGGCTCGATACCGGCAAGCCCGGCACCGGGCTCGGCCTGGCGATCGTCCGCGACGTTGCGGAGATTTACGACGGCACGGTGAGCCTCGAGGAGAGCGAGGATCTTGGGGGCTTGATGGTGCGGCTAAGGCTGCCGGCGGCGAACTAA
- a CDS encoding response regulator transcription factor, translating to MRLLIVEDEPNLGQQLRNALEGAGYAVDLAVDGEEGHFLGSTEEYDAIILDLGLPEIDGLTVLDRWRKEGKTTPVLVLTARDSWSDKVAGLDAGADDYVAKPFQTEELIARLRALIRRASGNASAELIAGDIRLDTRSGKVTKAGEPVKLTAQEYKLLSYLLHHKGKVVSRTELIEHIYDQDFDRDSNTIEVFVTRIRKKLGADVITTIRGLGYSLEEPAGTS from the coding sequence ATGCGACTTTTGATCGTCGAGGACGAGCCCAATCTGGGCCAGCAGCTGCGCAACGCGCTGGAAGGCGCGGGCTATGCCGTCGATCTGGCGGTCGATGGCGAGGAAGGCCATTTCCTGGGGAGCACCGAGGAATATGACGCGATCATCCTCGATCTCGGCCTGCCCGAGATTGACGGGCTGACCGTGCTCGATCGCTGGCGCAAGGAAGGCAAGACCACCCCGGTACTGGTGCTGACCGCGCGCGACAGCTGGTCCGACAAGGTTGCCGGGCTCGATGCGGGCGCCGACGATTATGTCGCCAAGCCGTTCCAGACCGAGGAGCTGATCGCCCGCCTGCGCGCGCTGATCCGCCGCGCGTCGGGCAATGCGTCCGCGGAGCTTATTGCGGGCGACATCCGCCTCGATACGCGCAGCGGCAAGGTCACCAAGGCCGGCGAGCCGGTGAAGCTCACCGCACAGGAATATAAGCTCCTGAGCTACCTGCTCCACCACAAGGGCAAGGTCGTCAGCCGCACCGAGTTGATCGAGCATATCTACGACCAGGATTTCGATCGCGATTCCAACACGATCGAAGTTTTCGTCACGCGCATTCGCAAGAAATTGGGCGCCGACGTCATCACCACGATCCGCGGGCTGGGCTACAGCCTCGAGGAACCCGCGGGAACCAGCTGA
- a CDS encoding ABC-F family ATP-binding cassette domain-containing protein: protein MAAPVLAYEGLGLVQGSGWLFRGLDLYIGARDRLALIGRNGAGKSTLLRLIAGRIDSDEGRRTIVPGTHVVLLEQDPQVTGFDTLLDFALAGDDAPVRHEVEAIAGQLGIDLEREAATASGGERRRAAIARALAQNPDVLLMDEPTNHLDIAAIDWLESWLGRYTGAFVAISHDRTFLTRLTKQTLWLDRGAIRRAEIGFGGFEAWTETVYAEEERNAQKLDAKLKLEEHWLLRGVTGRRKRNQGRLTKLHEMRAERASMLGPAGAAKLAIGSDGAQTKVVIDVKGVTKRFGAGETARTIIDNLTLRVTKGDRVGIVGANGAGKTTLLKLLTGELEPDAGGIRLAKTLDKIFIDQQRSLMDPAKTVRDVLTQGGEWIDVLGAKKHIHGYLKEFLFEPGLADAKIGTLSGGERSRLLLAREFARPSNLLVLDEPTNDLDLETLDLLQEVIADYEGTVLIVSHDRDFLDRTVTVTLGLDGSGKVDVVAGGYADWERQRQPRSAARKAKPAPAAVAAPKPKAAKLSYKDQRDYDLLPKRIEEIDAQIVRDEATLADPALYTRDPAKFASLSDGITALRAEKDAAELRWLELAEQVEALG, encoded by the coding sequence ATGGCTGCACCTGTACTTGCATATGAGGGCCTCGGATTGGTCCAGGGCTCCGGCTGGCTGTTCCGCGGGCTCGATCTCTATATCGGCGCGCGCGACCGGCTGGCGCTGATCGGGCGCAATGGTGCCGGCAAGTCGACTCTGCTGCGGCTGATCGCCGGGCGGATCGACTCGGACGAAGGCCGCCGGACGATCGTGCCGGGCACGCATGTCGTGCTGCTTGAACAGGATCCGCAGGTCACCGGTTTCGATACCCTGCTCGATTTTGCGCTCGCGGGGGACGATGCGCCCGTGCGGCACGAAGTGGAGGCGATCGCGGGCCAGCTCGGCATCGACCTCGAGCGCGAGGCGGCGACCGCCTCGGGCGGCGAGCGGCGGCGCGCGGCGATCGCGCGCGCGCTGGCGCAGAATCCCGACGTGCTGCTGATGGACGAGCCGACCAACCATCTCGACATCGCCGCGATCGACTGGCTCGAAAGCTGGCTGGGCCGCTACACCGGCGCCTTCGTCGCGATCAGCCATGACCGCACCTTCCTCACCCGGCTGACCAAGCAGACTTTGTGGCTCGATCGCGGCGCGATCCGCCGTGCCGAGATCGGCTTTGGCGGGTTCGAGGCGTGGACGGAGACCGTCTATGCCGAGGAGGAGCGCAACGCGCAGAAGCTCGACGCCAAGCTCAAGCTGGAGGAGCATTGGCTGCTCCGCGGCGTGACCGGGCGGCGCAAGCGCAACCAGGGCCGGCTGACCAAGCTGCACGAGATGCGCGCCGAACGCGCGTCGATGCTCGGCCCGGCGGGTGCGGCCAAGCTCGCGATCGGATCCGACGGCGCGCAGACCAAGGTCGTGATCGACGTGAAGGGCGTGACCAAGCGCTTCGGGGCCGGAGAGACTGCGCGCACGATCATCGACAACCTCACGCTGCGGGTAACCAAGGGCGACCGCGTCGGCATCGTCGGCGCGAACGGCGCGGGCAAGACGACCCTGCTCAAGCTGCTCACCGGCGAGTTGGAACCCGACGCGGGCGGCATCCGCCTCGCCAAGACGCTCGACAAGATCTTCATCGACCAGCAGCGCAGCCTGATGGACCCTGCCAAGACCGTCCGCGACGTGCTGACCCAGGGCGGCGAGTGGATCGACGTGCTCGGCGCCAAGAAGCATATCCACGGCTATCTCAAGGAGTTCCTGTTCGAGCCGGGCCTCGCCGACGCCAAGATCGGTACGCTTTCCGGCGGCGAGCGTTCGCGGCTGCTGCTCGCGCGCGAATTCGCCCGGCCGTCGAACCTGCTGGTGCTCGACGAGCCGACCAACGATCTGGATCTCGAGACGCTCGATCTGCTCCAGGAAGTCATCGCCGATTATGAAGGCACCGTGCTGATCGTCAGCCACGATCGCGACTTTCTCGATCGGACGGTCACGGTTACGCTGGGGCTCGACGGTTCGGGAAAGGTCGATGTCGTCGCGGGCGGCTATGCCGATTGGGAGCGCCAGCGCCAGCCCCGGTCCGCGGCGCGCAAGGCCAAGCCCGCGCCCGCTGCCGTGGCCGCGCCCAAGCCCAAGGCGGCCAAGCTCAGCTACAAGGATCAGCGCGACTATGATCTGCTGCCCAAGCGGATCGAGGAGATCGACGCCCAGATCGTCCGCGACGAGGCGACGCTGGCCGATCCGGCGCTCTACACGCGCGATCCCGCGAAGTTTGCGAGCCTGAGCGACGGGATCACCGCGTTGCGCGCCGAGAAGGATGCCGCCGAATTGCGCTGGCTCGAGCTGGCGGAACAGGTCGAGGCGCTGGGCTAA
- a CDS encoding sensor histidine kinase, with translation MGRIGELDLPERLAPYAPAWVTQILLAFLVTGGAAIIRVGIDIIAPTAAPFALTFPAVLIATLFGRWPAGIMTASLCILYFWYFALTPMGGFRLGTSKDGAAIAVALGCALTIVLIAELFRRAVRQAAAERDVEIAERDLFLEEFDHRVKNNFTLVASLLEMQRRRAGNGETADALAGALARVESIARAHRHLYRGAAAPGTVDMAAYLHELCTALSEALFLRGAITLECESEPAALPRDRAVSVGLIINELVTNAAKHAFAGRDHGAIHVRLEAHAPGWRLTVRDDGCGTPAPAQTKGREGGLGRRLIDGFARQARGKVTTKSGPGGTTVVVDLEA, from the coding sequence ATGGGGCGAATTGGGGAACTTGATCTGCCCGAACGGCTGGCGCCCTATGCGCCGGCCTGGGTGACGCAGATACTGCTGGCATTCCTCGTCACGGGGGGCGCAGCGATCATCCGTGTCGGCATCGATATCATCGCGCCGACCGCCGCGCCGTTCGCGCTCACCTTTCCCGCAGTGTTGATCGCCACATTGTTCGGACGCTGGCCGGCCGGGATCATGACCGCATCGCTCTGCATCCTCTATTTCTGGTACTTCGCGCTGACCCCGATGGGCGGCTTTCGACTCGGCACGTCGAAGGACGGCGCGGCGATCGCGGTGGCGCTGGGCTGTGCGCTGACCATCGTCCTGATTGCCGAGCTGTTCCGCCGCGCGGTGCGCCAGGCGGCGGCCGAGCGCGACGTGGAAATTGCCGAGCGCGACCTGTTTCTCGAGGAATTCGACCATCGGGTGAAGAATAATTTCACGCTGGTCGCGTCGCTGCTCGAAATGCAGCGGCGCCGCGCGGGCAATGGCGAGACCGCCGATGCGCTGGCCGGCGCGCTCGCCCGGGTCGAGAGCATCGCGCGCGCGCATCGCCATCTCTATCGCGGGGCGGCGGCGCCGGGCACGGTCGACATGGCGGCTTATCTCCACGAATTGTGCACGGCGCTTTCGGAGGCGCTGTTCCTGCGCGGGGCGATCACGCTGGAGTGCGAGTCCGAGCCGGCGGCGCTCCCGCGCGACCGGGCGGTCTCGGTGGGGCTCATCATCAACGAGCTGGTGACCAACGCCGCGAAGCACGCCTTCGCGGGGCGCGATCATGGGGCTATTCACGTCCGCCTCGAGGCCCATGCGCCGGGATGGCGGCTGACGGTGCGCGACGACGGCTGCGGCACGCCGGCACCCGCGCAGACCAAGGGTCGCGAGGGCGGATTGGGACGGCGCCTGATCGACGGCTTCGCTCGCCAGGCCCGCGGCAAGGTCACCACCAAGAGCGGCCCCGGCGGCACCACCGTGGTCGTCGATCTCGAAGCTTAG
- a CDS encoding ATP-binding protein, with protein MTDPLARIADALDRLAPPPASPADLRAHPAYVWRGNSLAAARAFAPLPLAMLHGVDAQRDALVANLDRLAHGHAAQDVLLWGARGTGKSALVKSSVAAVQARGGDLALVEAVTQHLETLPQLFAALAKVDRPFAIFLDDLGFDAAGDARALRSLLEGGAEARPANARLIVTSNRRHLVPRDIAEQASAINPRDSVDDSLALADRFGLSLGFHAIDQDIYVEIVRGYADAHGLAFDPAEAINWATRRGSRSGRVAWQYVVDLAGRAGKSL; from the coding sequence ATGACCGACCCCCTCGCCCGCATCGCCGACGCGCTCGATCGCCTCGCGCCGCCGCCAGCATCGCCCGCCGATCTGCGCGCGCATCCCGCTTATGTGTGGCGGGGCAACAGCCTGGCCGCCGCTCGCGCCTTTGCGCCGCTGCCGCTCGCGATGCTCCACGGGGTCGACGCCCAGCGCGACGCGTTGGTCGCCAATCTCGATCGGCTGGCGCACGGCCATGCAGCGCAGGACGTGTTGCTGTGGGGCGCGCGCGGCACCGGCAAGTCGGCGCTGGTGAAGAGTTCGGTCGCCGCGGTGCAGGCACGCGGCGGCGATCTTGCCTTGGTCGAGGCGGTAACGCAGCATCTCGAGACTCTGCCCCAATTGTTCGCCGCGCTGGCGAAGGTCGATCGTCCGTTCGCGATCTTCCTCGACGATCTCGGCTTCGACGCCGCCGGCGACGCCCGTGCGCTGCGCTCGCTACTCGAAGGCGGGGCCGAGGCGCGGCCAGCCAATGCCCGGCTGATCGTGACCTCGAACCGCCGCCACCTCGTACCCCGCGACATTGCCGAACAGGCCAGCGCCATCAATCCGCGCGATTCGGTCGACGACTCGCTGGCGCTTGCCGATCGCTTCGGGCTCAGCCTGGGCTTCCACGCGATCGACCAGGATATCTATGTCGAGATCGTTCGTGGCTATGCCGACGCGCACGGTTTGGCCTTCGATCCCGCCGAAGCGATCAACTGGGCAACCCGGCGCGGCAGCCGCTCGGGGCGGGTGGCCTGGCAATATGTCGTGGACCTTGCGGGGCGCGCGGGTAAGTCTTTGTAA
- a CDS encoding tetratricopeptide repeat protein, translating into MTSSRSTPRPRVFRKVLVIALCVLAFAVALIAWFTLSPVRQDPESARQATQRSLALLKADNATAARDEALAAVRSDPGSPEPHIALTLAMLALDDGVGAEAEVQRAVEAGYDAKLVPHLRAHAQLLQGEEEKALAELDKADPRFRTYALRIRARALTGLGNLPGALAALNAAMQIAPQDSEVWTDMGRFKYAAGDLLGAIAASEQAVKLAPGNIDALQLRGELVRGQYGLVASLPWFESALKRDPARHDILIEYAATLGDVGRTVDALAVTRRALEVRPGSPEALYLQAVIAARAGKFDLARSLMEKTRGGVASLPGAMLLGSTLDIQAGDYQQAIEKLRTLVNNQPMNITARKLLAVALLRTDSARNAIDMLRPVVARNDADSYALTLVARGFERIGDRANAARFLDRAAYPAIGEPGAFSADDSVAVLAGDAALRPGDPGATVPLIRALIDQGNLPGALAKAQEIAAGNRGAPAAHILVGDTLMLLDRYGDAATAYRTAADLRFDEPTMLRLVESLERAGRRGDAANVLALFLSQNPVNTAALRLSAHWQLVAGDYDAAIDSLETLRARIGDGDAALNTDLAAAYTGAGETATAIEFGEAAYGLAPANPAVADAFGWALYRSGDLPGALELLQKAVVLAPRHPGLRWHLAQVYADLNRKAEARTQAQAALADPGFTERAAATALVAGTG; encoded by the coding sequence ATGACCTCCAGCCGTAGCACCCCCCGCCCACGCGTCTTTCGCAAGGTCCTGGTGATCGCGCTTTGCGTGCTTGCCTTTGCGGTCGCCCTGATCGCCTGGTTCACCCTCTCTCCGGTGCGCCAGGATCCCGAGAGCGCGCGCCAGGCGACCCAGCGCAGCCTCGCCTTGCTCAAGGCCGACAATGCCACCGCCGCGCGGGACGAAGCGCTCGCCGCGGTGCGCAGCGATCCCGGCAGCCCCGAGCCGCATATCGCGCTGACGCTGGCGATGCTCGCGCTCGACGACGGTGTCGGCGCCGAGGCCGAGGTGCAGCGCGCGGTCGAGGCCGGCTACGACGCCAAGCTGGTCCCGCATCTGCGCGCGCACGCGCAGTTGCTGCAGGGCGAGGAAGAGAAAGCGCTCGCCGAGCTCGACAAGGCCGATCCGCGCTTCCGCACCTATGCGCTGCGCATCCGCGCGCGCGCGCTCACCGGGCTCGGCAATCTGCCCGGGGCGCTCGCCGCGCTCAACGCGGCGATGCAGATCGCCCCGCAGGATTCCGAAGTCTGGACCGATATGGGGCGCTTCAAATATGCCGCCGGCGACCTGCTCGGCGCGATCGCCGCGTCCGAACAGGCGGTCAAGCTCGCGCCCGGCAATATCGACGCGCTGCAGCTGCGCGGCGAGCTGGTCCGCGGCCAATATGGCCTGGTCGCGTCGCTGCCCTGGTTCGAATCCGCGCTCAAACGCGATCCCGCGCGCCACGATATATTGATCGAATATGCCGCCACGCTGGGCGATGTCGGCCGCACCGTCGATGCGCTCGCGGTCACCCGCCGCGCGCTGGAGGTACGCCCCGGCAGTCCCGAGGCGCTCTATCTCCAGGCGGTGATCGCCGCCCGCGCCGGCAAATTCGATCTCGCCCGCAGCCTGATGGAGAAGACACGGGGCGGCGTCGCGTCGCTGCCGGGCGCGATGCTGCTGGGCAGCACGCTCGACATCCAGGCCGGCGACTATCAGCAGGCGATCGAGAAATTGCGGACCCTCGTCAACAACCAGCCGATGAACATCACTGCGCGCAAGCTGCTCGCGGTGGCGCTGCTCCGCACCGATTCGGCGCGCAACGCGATCGACATGCTGCGCCCGGTGGTCGCCCGCAACGATGCCGACAGCTATGCGCTCACTTTGGTCGCACGCGGTTTCGAGCGGATCGGTGATCGCGCCAATGCCGCGCGTTTCCTGGATCGTGCGGCTTACCCCGCGATCGGCGAGCCCGGTGCGTTCAGCGCCGACGATTCGGTGGCGGTACTCGCCGGCGACGCCGCGCTGCGCCCCGGCGACCCGGGCGCGACGGTGCCGCTGATCCGCGCGCTGATCGATCAGGGAAATCTGCCCGGCGCGCTCGCCAAGGCGCAGGAGATCGCCGCCGGCAATCGGGGCGCGCCCGCCGCGCATATCCTGGTCGGCGACACGCTGATGCTGCTCGATCGCTACGGCGATGCTGCGACTGCCTATCGCACTGCGGCCGATCTCCGCTTCGACGAGCCGACGATGCTCCGCCTGGTCGAATCGCTCGAACGCGCCGGCCGCCGCGGCGACGCCGCCAATGTCCTGGCGCTGTTCCTCTCGCAAAACCCGGTCAACACCGCCGCACTCCGCCTCTCCGCGCACTGGCAGCTCGTCGCCGGCGACTATGACGCCGCGATCGACTCGCTCGAGACACTGCGCGCGCGGATCGGCGACGGCGACGCGGCGCTAAACACCGATCTCGCCGCGGCCTATACCGGCGCGGGTGAGACCGCGACCGCGATCGAGTTCGGCGAAGCGGCCTATGGCCTCGCCCCGGCCAACCCCGCGGTAGCCGACGCCTTCGGCTGGGCGCTCTATCGCAGCGGCGATCTGCCCGGCGCGCTGGAACTGCTGCAGAAAGCCGTCGTCCTCGCGCCACGCCACCCCGGCCTGCGCTGGCATCTGGCGCAGGTCTATGCCGACCTCAACCGCAAGGCCGAGGCGCGCACGCAGGCACAGGCGGCGCTGGCGGATCCGGGCTTTACCGAGCGGGCGGCGGCGACGGCGCTGGTGGCGGGGACTGGCTGA